The Dokdonella koreensis DS-123 genome has a segment encoding these proteins:
- the exbD gene encoding TonB system transport protein ExbD translates to MAARIRPHDDDDLEESHEINVTPFIDVMLVLLIVFMIAAPLATVDTAVDLPESNAAPQPREDRSLFLTLQPDRSLQLDDRPVARADLAAALDAATGGDHARRIFLRADRELAYGEVMAAMNALRDAGYLHIALVGAEAATTP, encoded by the coding sequence ATGGCTGCCCGCATCCGCCCGCACGACGACGACGATCTCGAGGAATCGCACGAGATCAACGTCACGCCGTTCATCGACGTGATGCTGGTGCTGCTGATCGTCTTCATGATCGCCGCGCCGCTGGCGACGGTGGACACCGCCGTGGACCTGCCCGAATCGAACGCGGCCCCGCAGCCGCGCGAGGATCGGAGCCTGTTCCTGACCCTGCAGCCGGACCGGTCGCTGCAGCTCGACGACCGGCCGGTGGCGCGCGCCGACCTTGCCGCGGCGCTCGATGCCGCCACCGGCGGCGACCACGCGCGGCGGATCTTCCTGCGCGCCGATCGCGAGCTGGCCTATGGCGAAGTGATGGCGGCGATGAACGCACTGCGCGATGCCGGCTACCTGCACATCGCCCTGGTCGGGGCGGAGGCGGCGACCACGCCGTGA
- a CDS encoding 2OG-Fe(II) oxygenase has product MMRRNTLCLVYMPYVFDLNRLDRIASEDGPRFRAAEPYPHIVIDEFLEPAAAAALADVFPAAGDDVGWDYYAAAGLEVKMGTSREERFPEPLRRAIHEMNAGPFVRFVERLSGIDHLLPDPHLAGGGLHLTRAGGLLGVHADFNWHERLQAHRRLNLLIYLGRGWRPGFGGELELWDTAAKGRVRTIEPLFNRAVLFTTRSDSFHGHPAPWSAPEGIERQSIALYYYTSARPEEELRAPHSTIYKGYHID; this is encoded by the coding sequence ATGATGCGCCGAAACACCCTTTGCCTAGTGTATATGCCCTACGTTTTCGATCTTAACCGACTCGATCGCATCGCGTCGGAGGACGGCCCGCGGTTCCGTGCGGCCGAGCCCTATCCGCACATAGTCATCGACGAATTCCTGGAGCCGGCGGCGGCGGCCGCGCTCGCCGATGTCTTCCCGGCCGCGGGCGACGACGTAGGCTGGGACTACTACGCCGCGGCCGGCCTCGAGGTGAAGATGGGCACCTCCCGCGAGGAACGGTTCCCCGAACCGCTGCGCCGCGCCATCCACGAGATGAATGCCGGGCCGTTCGTCCGCTTCGTCGAGCGCTTGAGCGGTATCGACCACCTGCTGCCCGATCCCCACCTGGCCGGCGGCGGGCTGCACCTGACACGCGCCGGCGGCCTCCTCGGGGTCCACGCCGATTTCAACTGGCACGAGCGCCTGCAGGCGCATCGGCGGCTGAACCTGCTGATCTACCTCGGTCGCGGCTGGCGTCCGGGTTTTGGTGGCGAGCTGGAGTTGTGGGACACCGCGGCGAAGGGGCGGGTGCGGACGATCGAACCCCTGTTCAACCGTGCGGTGCTGTTCACGACCCGGTCGGACAGCTTCCACGGCCATCCGGCGCCCTGGTCCGCGCCGGAGGGGATCGAGCGGCAGTCGATCGCGCTCTACTACTACACCAGCGCGCGGCCCGAGGAAGAATTGCGCGCGCCGCACAGCACCATCTACAAGGGCTATCACATCGACTGA
- a CDS encoding AMP nucleosidase translates to MRSKNEIVDNWLPRYTGTALDGFGEQILLTNFGHYVEVFAQWHGVEVNGRDRPMPNATADGITLINFGMGSPNAATVMDLLSAIAPKACLFLGKCGGLKKKNQLGDLVLPIAAIRGEGTSNDYLLPEVPALPAFQLQRAVSTMIRDLGHDYWTGTVYTTNRRVWEHDEDFKSYLRRTRCMAIDMETATIFAAGFANHIPTGALLLVSDQPMIPEGVKTEQSDRGITAQYVDAHIRIGIEALKLVRRRGRSVKHLRFEDDE, encoded by the coding sequence ATGCGCAGCAAGAACGAGATCGTCGACAACTGGCTTCCTCGCTACACCGGCACGGCGCTGGACGGCTTCGGCGAGCAGATCCTGCTGACCAACTTCGGCCACTACGTCGAGGTCTTCGCGCAATGGCACGGCGTCGAGGTGAACGGCCGCGACCGGCCGATGCCCAATGCCACGGCCGACGGCATCACCCTGATCAACTTCGGCATGGGCAGTCCGAACGCCGCCACGGTGATGGACCTGCTCAGCGCGATCGCGCCCAAGGCCTGCCTGTTCCTCGGCAAGTGCGGCGGGCTCAAGAAGAAGAACCAGCTCGGTGACCTGGTGCTGCCGATCGCGGCGATTCGCGGCGAGGGCACGTCCAACGACTACCTGCTGCCGGAGGTGCCGGCGCTGCCGGCGTTCCAGCTGCAGCGCGCGGTGTCCACGATGATCCGCGACCTCGGCCACGACTACTGGACCGGCACGGTCTACACCACCAACCGCCGGGTCTGGGAGCACGACGAGGACTTCAAATCCTACCTGCGGCGCACGCGCTGCATGGCGATCGACATGGAGACCGCGACGATCTTCGCCGCCGGCTTCGCCAACCACATCCCGACCGGTGCGCTGCTGCTGGTCTCCGACCAGCCGATGATTCCCGAAGGCGTCAAGACCGAACAGAGCGATCGCGGCATCACCGCCCAGTACGTCGACGCGCACATCCGCATCGGCATCGAGGCGCTCAAGCTGGTGCGCCGGCGCGGACGCAGCGTGAAGCACCTGCGTTTCGAGGACGACGAGTAG
- a CDS encoding isochorismatase family protein: MSPVDTALIVVDVQESFRHRAYWDAADVPAFIERLQALVDGAQRAGLPIAQVFHVDPEGPFAVASGHVRTLDGLSLQADAVFHKHRHSALVDSGLGGWLVERRIGRLLVAGIRTEQCCETTTRHASDLGYAVDFVSEATLTFAMTDAQGRRWTAGEIKARTELVLAGRFARIVDVRQALDGALPAAA; this comes from the coding sequence ATGTCCCCGGTCGATACCGCGCTGATCGTCGTCGACGTGCAGGAATCGTTTCGCCACCGTGCCTATTGGGACGCCGCCGACGTGCCGGCCTTCATCGAGCGCCTGCAGGCCCTGGTGGACGGCGCGCAGCGTGCCGGCCTGCCGATCGCGCAGGTCTTCCATGTCGATCCGGAGGGGCCGTTCGCAGTGGCGTCGGGCCACGTCCGCACGCTCGACGGCCTGTCGCTCCAGGCCGATGCCGTCTTCCACAAGCACCGCCACAGCGCCCTCGTCGACAGCGGCCTCGGCGGCTGGCTGGTCGAGCGGCGCATCGGCCGCCTGCTGGTCGCCGGCATCCGCACCGAGCAATGCTGCGAAACCACCACGCGCCATGCCTCGGACCTCGGCTACGCGGTCGATTTCGTCAGCGAGGCCACCCTGACCTTCGCGATGACCGACGCGCAGGGACGCCGGTGGACGGCCGGCGAGATCAAGGCGCGCACCGAGCTGGTGCTGGCCGGCCGCTTCGCCCGCATTGTCGACGTGCGCCAGGCGCTGGACGGCGCCCTGCCCGCCGCGGCATGA
- a CDS encoding ATP-binding protein encodes MSGRPDGTGLGLALAQEIAREHGGDLRHVGRPGATTFTLLLPVNDDD; translated from the coding sequence GTGTCGGGACGGCCCGACGGCACCGGCCTGGGCCTGGCGCTGGCGCAGGAGATCGCGCGCGAGCACGGCGGCGACCTGCGCCATGTCGGCCGCCCGGGCGCGACCACCTTCACCCTCCTGCTGCCGGTGAACGACGATGACTGA
- a CDS encoding TatD family hydrolase, whose protein sequence is MTLIDIGANLTHESFRPDFDAVLTRARAHGLERIVVTGASAGGSRAAWALTKEHPGFLYATAGVHPHHAVDYDDATDTLLRELLADDRVKAVGETGLDYHRNYSPAAAQIDAFERQLALAVDCGKPLFLHQRDAHRDFIAAFDRVRDRVGRAVVHCFTGERAELVDYLDRDCYIGITGWICDERRGLHLRELAALIPGDRLLIETDAPYLLPRDLVPKPSHRRNEPMYLAHICAAVATARGESIEEIAAATTRNAHAFFAL, encoded by the coding sequence ATGACCCTGATCGACATCGGCGCCAACCTCACCCACGAATCGTTTCGCCCCGACTTCGACGCGGTGCTCACCCGCGCGCGGGCGCACGGGCTCGAGCGGATCGTCGTCACCGGCGCCAGCGCCGGCGGCAGCCGCGCTGCATGGGCGCTGACCAAGGAGCATCCGGGCTTCCTGTATGCGACGGCCGGTGTCCACCCGCACCATGCCGTCGACTACGACGACGCGACCGATACGCTGCTGCGCGAGCTGCTGGCCGACGACCGCGTCAAGGCCGTCGGCGAGACCGGCCTGGACTACCACCGCAACTATTCGCCCGCGGCGGCGCAGATCGACGCGTTCGAGCGCCAGCTGGCGCTCGCGGTTGACTGCGGCAAGCCGCTGTTCCTGCACCAGCGCGATGCGCACCGAGACTTTATTGCCGCCTTCGACCGGGTGCGCGACCGCGTCGGCCGCGCGGTCGTACACTGCTTCACCGGCGAGCGCGCCGAGCTGGTCGACTACCTCGATCGTGACTGCTACATCGGCATCACCGGCTGGATCTGCGACGAGCGCCGGGGCCTGCACCTGCGCGAACTGGCGGCGCTGATACCGGGCGATCGCCTGCTGATCGAGACCGACGCGCCTTATCTCCTGCCGCGCGACCTGGTGCCGAAGCCCTCGCATCGCCGCAACGAGCCGATGTACCTCGCGCATATCTGCGCCGCCGTCGCGACGGCGCGCGGCGAGTCGATCGAGGAGATCGCCGCGGCGACAACGCGCAACGCGCACGCGTTCTTCGCGCTCTAG
- a CDS encoding TonB-dependent receptor domain-containing protein, with protein MTSLPFVANRPHPVVPALTSRAPARLATALISILAAAGAYAQAPEQPAPGTVYLSPLVTQADEEDPYAEPAAESAISADAIDLFGGQNLDDVLRSTAGTFTRDNPQNPGVAVNIRGLEGSGRVNMMIDGVRQNFRFTGHEAQGFTYVDPALLAGIDVSRGAVSGVGGAGALGGAVNFRTLGADDILSPGRTAGGFMALNYGDNGAGFAPVAAGAARFGTVSLAAAVSKRSPDNYDNGDGLEVPGTEQDLLSGLVKFEYRPSADHRLTLGGIYYDNDFLANSYNQNIDSKQYTANYAYTPGTDLVDLRVNAYRSDVTMTYSNAPGIPTGGTALGRVIEDVGTGFDISNTSRLGSNVAINYGIEYFHDDVDVVNSAAVPDRGVNPSGESSIGGVFADTRVRFGIADVILGLRYDRYTVEGRGSVTAGNPLGMPEGPYVVDRSDGRFNPKLTLALNPADWVQPYVSWSKTFRPPTISETMTGGSHPPSGGPPQSFFPNPFIKPETSRGWEAGANFTSGPAFTADDSLRVKLGYFHNRVDDYITAIMGQGVYFGNNPGTSTVKGIELEGGYDAGFVFANLSYTHTDSDLPSQVNGFGAQSYVPDDVLSATIGARLIERRLTLGTRYYKVSRSFIGEINAPAGDPWEPGYGLVDLFANYVFTNGTELRANVSNLGDKAYTPVLSTPAGGSDLDTGRGRTVSVTAKFRF; from the coding sequence ATGACCAGCCTGCCCTTCGTTGCCAATCGGCCGCACCCGGTCGTTCCCGCCCTGACCTCGCGTGCACCCGCGCGGCTGGCCACGGCCCTGATCTCGATCCTCGCCGCCGCCGGCGCCTATGCCCAGGCGCCCGAGCAGCCGGCACCGGGAACGGTCTACCTCTCGCCGCTGGTGACACAGGCCGACGAGGAGGATCCCTATGCCGAGCCGGCCGCCGAGAGCGCGATCAGCGCCGACGCGATCGACCTGTTCGGCGGCCAGAACCTCGACGACGTCCTGCGCTCCACCGCCGGCACCTTCACCCGCGACAACCCGCAGAACCCGGGCGTGGCGGTCAACATCCGCGGCCTGGAAGGCTCCGGCCGCGTCAACATGATGATCGACGGCGTCCGCCAGAACTTCCGCTTCACCGGCCACGAGGCGCAGGGCTTCACCTATGTCGATCCGGCCCTGCTGGCCGGCATCGACGTCAGCCGCGGCGCGGTCTCCGGTGTCGGCGGCGCCGGCGCGCTCGGCGGCGCCGTCAATTTCCGCACGCTCGGCGCGGACGACATCCTGTCGCCGGGCCGCACCGCCGGCGGCTTCATGGCGCTCAACTACGGCGACAACGGCGCCGGCTTCGCGCCGGTCGCCGCCGGCGCGGCGCGCTTCGGCACGGTCTCGCTCGCCGCCGCGGTCAGCAAGCGATCGCCGGACAACTACGACAACGGCGACGGCCTGGAAGTCCCGGGTACCGAGCAGGACCTGCTCTCGGGCCTGGTCAAGTTCGAGTACCGGCCCAGTGCCGATCACCGCCTGACCCTCGGCGGCATCTACTACGACAACGACTTCCTCGCCAACTCCTACAACCAGAACATCGATTCCAAGCAGTACACCGCCAACTACGCCTACACGCCCGGGACGGACCTGGTCGACCTGCGCGTCAATGCCTATCGCAGCGACGTGACGATGACCTATTCCAATGCGCCCGGCATCCCCACCGGCGGCACGGCGCTGGGACGCGTGATCGAGGACGTCGGCACCGGCTTCGACATCAGCAACACCTCGCGCCTGGGCTCCAACGTGGCGATCAACTACGGCATCGAGTACTTCCACGACGACGTCGACGTCGTCAACAGCGCCGCCGTGCCGGACCGCGGCGTCAATCCCAGTGGCGAGAGCTCGATCGGCGGCGTGTTCGCCGACACGCGCGTGCGGTTCGGCATCGCCGACGTGATTCTCGGCCTGCGCTACGACCGCTACACCGTCGAGGGGCGCGGCTCGGTGACGGCCGGCAATCCGCTCGGCATGCCGGAAGGGCCGTACGTGGTGGACCGCTCGGACGGCCGCTTCAATCCGAAGCTGACGCTGGCCCTCAACCCCGCCGACTGGGTGCAGCCCTACGTCAGCTGGAGCAAGACGTTCCGGCCGCCGACGATCTCCGAGACGATGACCGGCGGCAGCCATCCGCCGTCGGGCGGTCCGCCGCAGTCGTTCTTCCCGAATCCGTTCATCAAGCCGGAGACCTCGCGCGGCTGGGAGGCCGGTGCCAACTTCACGAGCGGGCCCGCGTTCACCGCCGACGACAGCCTGCGCGTGAAGCTCGGCTACTTCCACAACCGGGTCGACGACTACATCACCGCGATCATGGGCCAGGGCGTGTACTTCGGAAACAACCCCGGCACCTCGACCGTGAAGGGCATCGAGCTGGAGGGTGGCTACGACGCCGGCTTCGTGTTCGCGAACCTCAGCTACACCCACACCGATTCGGACCTGCCTTCGCAGGTCAACGGCTTCGGCGCGCAGAGCTACGTGCCCGACGACGTGCTCAGCGCGACGATCGGCGCCCGCCTGATCGAGCGCCGGCTCACGCTCGGCACGCGCTACTACAAGGTCTCGCGCAGCTTCATCGGCGAGATCAATGCCCCGGCCGGCGATCCGTGGGAACCGGGCTACGGCCTGGTCGATCTGTTCGCCAACTACGTCTTCACCAACGGCACCGAGCTGCGCGCGAACGTCTCGAACCTGGGCGACAAGGCCTACACGCCGGTCCTCAGCACGCCGGCCGGCGGCAGCGACCTGGACACCGGCCGCGGCCGGACGGTGTCGGTGACCGCCAAGTTCCGGTTCTGA
- the ntrC gene encoding nitrogen regulation protein NR(I), whose protein sequence is MTERATIWIVDDDRGVRRVLGAALREAGFELREFIDAQSVIEALTDQRPAVLFTDVRMPGASGLSLLERLQPLQPAFPVIVMSAFTDVASTAAAYRHGAFDYLAKPFDLDEAVAVARRALAQTTVTEPAPAATPAPEAELIGRGPAMRELFRSIGRAAASGLTVLIAGETGTGKELVARALHRESARARQPFVALNTAAIPAELLESELFGHEAGAFTGALRRHAGRFEQAAGGTLFLDEIGDMPPALQTRLLRVLAGGEFYRVGGRELLHADVRVVAATHQDLDAKVLRGEFRADLLHRLDVVRISLPALRERREDVAALAEHFIAAVAAEAGTERKHFTPAALAMLAEHDWPGNVRQLENLCRRLGILASGREIDVGDLPADWRRGTGIDGAGWSEPLRDWARRMLEAGAEDLHAHARAELDRVLLEVALAAHGGHRSQAAEALGIGRNTVTRKLGSSRRRSRSG, encoded by the coding sequence ATGACTGAGCGTGCAACGATCTGGATCGTCGACGACGACCGCGGCGTGCGCCGCGTCCTCGGCGCGGCGCTGCGCGAGGCCGGCTTCGAGCTGCGCGAGTTCATCGACGCGCAAAGCGTGATCGAGGCGCTGACGGACCAGCGCCCGGCCGTCCTGTTCACCGACGTGCGCATGCCCGGCGCCAGCGGGCTGTCGCTGCTGGAACGGCTGCAGCCGCTGCAGCCGGCCTTTCCGGTGATCGTCATGAGCGCCTTCACCGACGTGGCGTCCACCGCCGCCGCCTACCGGCACGGCGCCTTCGACTACCTGGCCAAGCCCTTCGACCTGGACGAGGCCGTCGCCGTGGCGCGGCGCGCGCTGGCGCAGACGACGGTCACCGAGCCGGCGCCCGCGGCGACGCCGGCGCCGGAGGCCGAGCTGATCGGGCGCGGACCGGCGATGCGCGAACTGTTCCGCTCGATCGGGCGCGCCGCGGCGAGCGGCCTGACCGTGCTGATCGCCGGCGAGACCGGCACCGGCAAGGAACTGGTCGCACGCGCCCTGCATCGCGAGAGCGCCCGCGCGCGGCAGCCGTTCGTCGCGCTCAACACCGCCGCGATCCCGGCCGAGCTGCTCGAGTCGGAACTGTTCGGCCACGAGGCCGGCGCCTTTACCGGTGCGCTGCGCCGTCACGCCGGCCGCTTCGAGCAGGCCGCGGGCGGCACCTTGTTCCTGGACGAGATCGGCGACATGCCGCCGGCGCTGCAGACGCGGCTGCTGCGCGTGCTGGCCGGCGGTGAGTTCTACCGCGTGGGCGGCCGCGAGCTGCTGCATGCCGACGTACGGGTCGTCGCCGCCACCCACCAGGACCTGGACGCCAAGGTGCTGCGCGGCGAGTTCCGTGCCGACCTGCTGCACCGGCTGGACGTGGTGCGCATCAGCCTGCCCGCGCTGCGCGAACGGCGCGAGGACGTCGCCGCGCTGGCCGAGCACTTCATCGCCGCGGTCGCTGCCGAGGCGGGGACCGAGCGCAAGCACTTCACGCCGGCCGCATTGGCGATGCTGGCCGAACACGATTGGCCCGGCAACGTGCGCCAGCTCGAGAACCTGTGCCGGCGGCTGGGCATCCTCGCCAGCGGTCGCGAGATCGACGTCGGCGACCTGCCGGCCGACTGGCGCCGCGGGACCGGCATCGACGGCGCCGGCTGGAGCGAGCCGCTGCGCGACTGGGCGCGGCGCATGCTCGAAGCCGGCGCCGAGGACCTGCACGCCCACGCCCGCGCGGAACTCGACCGCGTCCTGCTGGAGGTCGCGCTGGCCGCTCATGGCGGCCATCGCAGCCAGGCCGCCGAAGCGCTCGGCATCGGGCGCAACACCGTCACGCGCAAGCTCGGCAGCTCGCGGCGCCGCAGCCGCTCCGGCTGA
- a CDS encoding amidohydrolase — MHLRLLIGVFALAAALPAAGAAPDPAAAEVQRLLPQITAWRRDLHQHPELSNREFRTAKIVEAELRRLGYTVRTGVAHTGVVGVLKGGRAGPKLAIRADMDALPVTEEVDLPFASRARGEYLGREVGVMHACGHDTHTAMTLGVAGALSALRERLAGEVMVIFQPAEEGAPPGEAGGAPLMVEEGLFEQFRPDAIFGMHVVSILPAGTVALREGPMMASSDTFRIVVHGRQSHGATPWKGIDPIVVGAQIVNAAQTIVSRQLDINREPAVVTFGIFNGGQRFNIVPDSAELHGTVRAFDEDMRRQALASLKAMAEHIAAASGATITAEIPVVPGSNPVNSNDPALTRRVRASLERALGAAQVQEAQRWTASEDFPHLALATSAPSVYFNVGVTPAGQDPATAPGNHSPRFFVDEAALETGTRAMLQASLDFLGYDAE, encoded by the coding sequence ATGCACCTGCGTCTGCTGATCGGCGTCTTCGCACTGGCTGCCGCGCTGCCCGCGGCCGGCGCCGCACCGGATCCGGCCGCGGCCGAGGTCCAGCGCCTGCTGCCGCAGATCACCGCCTGGCGACGCGACCTGCACCAGCACCCGGAGCTCAGCAACCGGGAGTTCCGCACCGCCAAGATCGTCGAAGCCGAGCTTCGCCGGCTGGGCTACACGGTGCGTACCGGCGTGGCGCACACCGGCGTGGTCGGCGTCCTCAAGGGCGGGCGCGCCGGGCCGAAGCTGGCGATCCGCGCCGACATGGACGCCCTGCCGGTGACCGAGGAAGTCGACCTGCCGTTCGCCTCGCGCGCACGTGGCGAATACCTGGGCCGCGAGGTCGGCGTCATGCACGCCTGCGGCCACGACACCCATACCGCGATGACGCTCGGCGTCGCCGGCGCCCTGTCGGCGCTGCGCGAGCGGCTCGCCGGCGAGGTCATGGTGATCTTCCAGCCGGCCGAGGAGGGCGCACCGCCGGGCGAGGCCGGAGGCGCGCCGCTGATGGTCGAGGAAGGCCTGTTCGAGCAGTTCCGGCCGGATGCGATCTTCGGCATGCACGTCGTCAGCATCCTGCCGGCCGGAACGGTGGCGCTGCGGGAGGGGCCGATGATGGCCAGCTCCGACACGTTCCGCATCGTCGTGCACGGCCGCCAGAGCCATGGCGCGACGCCCTGGAAGGGCATCGACCCGATCGTCGTCGGTGCGCAGATCGTCAACGCGGCGCAGACGATCGTCAGCCGCCAGCTCGACATCAACCGCGAGCCGGCCGTGGTCACCTTCGGCATCTTCAACGGCGGCCAGCGCTTCAACATCGTGCCCGACAGCGCCGAGCTGCACGGCACGGTCCGCGCGTTCGACGAGGACATGCGCCGGCAGGCGCTGGCCAGCCTCAAGGCCATGGCCGAGCACATCGCCGCCGCCAGCGGCGCGACGATCACGGCCGAGATCCCGGTGGTCCCGGGTAGCAATCCGGTCAACAGCAACGATCCCGCCCTGACGCGGCGGGTACGCGCCAGCCTGGAACGCGCGCTGGGCGCCGCGCAGGTGCAGGAGGCCCAGCGCTGGACCGCCTCGGAGGACTTCCCGCACCTGGCCCTGGCGACCTCGGCGCCCAGCGTCTATTTCAATGTCGGCGTGACGCCGGCGGGACAGGATCCGGCGACCGCACCGGGCAACCACTCGCCACGCTTCTTCGTCGACGAGGCAGCCCTGGAAACCGGTACGCGCGCGATGCTGCAGGCGAGCCTGGACTTCCTCGGCTACGACGCCGAGTAG
- the exbB gene encoding tonB-system energizer ExbB: protein MTRDAASSAAPGPALPHDLSVWGMFLAADWVVQAVMLGLAVASVLTWTILVAKAWELRGSARRQHETAQRLAATASLADLASGATPLDAVAARLLAAAEQELHLSQGLADAGGIKERIASRFERIEAAHARQLRRGTGLLATIGATAPFVGLFGTVWGIMNSFIGIAHARTTQLAVVAPGIAEALLATALGLVAAIPAVVVYNHFARSAAAARARTSDLSAAVQQIVSRDLDRRAAAGPRAATPLQADRPDRGPLQPAAAR, encoded by the coding sequence ATGACCCGCGACGCCGCATCCAGCGCAGCGCCCGGGCCGGCGCTGCCTCACGACCTCTCGGTCTGGGGCATGTTTCTCGCCGCCGACTGGGTCGTGCAGGCGGTGATGCTGGGCCTGGCCGTGGCCTCGGTGCTGACCTGGACGATCCTGGTCGCCAAGGCCTGGGAGCTGCGCGGCAGCGCCCGCCGGCAGCACGAAACCGCACAACGCCTGGCCGCGACCGCATCGCTCGCCGACCTCGCTTCCGGCGCGACACCGCTCGACGCCGTCGCCGCCCGCCTGCTCGCAGCGGCCGAGCAGGAACTGCACCTGTCGCAGGGACTGGCCGACGCCGGCGGCATCAAGGAGCGCATCGCGTCACGGTTCGAGCGCATCGAGGCGGCGCACGCGCGGCAGCTGCGCCGCGGCACCGGGCTGCTGGCGACGATCGGCGCGACGGCACCGTTCGTGGGGTTGTTCGGCACCGTATGGGGCATCATGAACAGCTTCATCGGCATCGCCCATGCGCGCACGACGCAGCTCGCGGTGGTCGCGCCCGGCATCGCCGAGGCCCTGCTCGCCACCGCGCTCGGCCTGGTAGCCGCGATTCCGGCGGTGGTCGTCTACAACCATTTCGCCCGCAGCGCGGCGGCAGCGCGCGCGCGGACGTCGGACCTTTCCGCGGCCGTACAGCAGATCGTCTCGCGCGACCTCGACCGCCGCGCAGCGGCAGGTCCACGCGCCGCGACACCACTCCAGGCCGATCGGCCCGACCGCGGCCCGCTGCAGCCCGCAGCCGCACGCTGA
- a CDS encoding GlxA family transcriptional regulator has translation MSTQAVPVLVVLPPRCLLLDVAGPLEVLRRANMEQRAVRFDVRYVAATAAMTSSIGLRLAGIAPLPRRVPGEAIVLIAGSVDRVAFAAAGDRHAEDAGEQAIVDWLRERVGQRPTIVSICSGGLLAGRAGLLDGRACTTHFSCCAELAAVAPAARVVENRLYVEDGRCWTSAGVTAGIDLMLHLVARLAGVACAVAVARHLVVYLRRGGGDPQLSPWLEGRNHIHPAVHHAQDLVAADPAGTWSLAALAARVGASPRHLSRLFNQHAGMSLPEYVGRLRICLAQELLGQTRLDMERIAERCGFASARQLRRAWHRSHATPPRRAREAD, from the coding sequence ATGAGCACCCAGGCGGTCCCGGTCCTGGTCGTCCTGCCGCCGCGCTGCCTGCTGCTGGACGTCGCCGGCCCGCTGGAGGTGCTGCGCCGCGCGAACATGGAGCAACGCGCGGTGCGCTTCGATGTCCGCTACGTCGCCGCGACCGCGGCGATGACCAGCTCGATCGGTCTGCGCCTGGCCGGTATCGCGCCGCTGCCCCGGCGCGTTCCGGGCGAGGCGATCGTGCTGATCGCCGGCAGCGTCGACCGCGTGGCCTTCGCCGCGGCTGGCGACCGCCACGCCGAGGACGCCGGGGAACAGGCGATCGTGGACTGGCTGCGCGAGCGTGTCGGCCAGCGGCCGACGATCGTGTCGATCTGCTCCGGTGGCCTGCTGGCCGGCCGCGCCGGCCTGCTCGACGGACGGGCCTGCACGACGCACTTCTCCTGCTGCGCCGAGCTGGCAGCCGTCGCCCCGGCCGCCCGCGTGGTCGAGAATCGGCTCTACGTCGAGGACGGCCGCTGCTGGACCAGTGCCGGTGTCACCGCCGGCATCGACCTGATGCTGCACCTGGTCGCACGCCTGGCCGGCGTCGCCTGCGCGGTCGCCGTGGCCCGCCACCTGGTGGTCTACCTGCGCCGCGGCGGCGGCGACCCGCAGCTCTCGCCCTGGCTCGAAGGCCGCAACCACATCCATCCGGCCGTGCATCACGCGCAGGACCTGGTCGCCGCCGACCCGGCCGGCACCTGGTCGCTGGCGGCGCTGGCGGCCCGGGTCGGCGCCAGCCCGCGGCACCTGTCGCGGCTGTTCAACCAGCATGCCGGCATGAGCCTGCCCGAGTACGTCGGCCGCCTGCGCATCTGCCTGGCCCAGGAACTGCTCGGCCAGACCCGGCTGGACATGGAACGCATCGCCGAGCGCTGCGGCTTCGCCTCGGCACGCCAGCTGCGCCGCGCCTGGCACCGGTCGCACGCCACGCCGCCGCGCCGCGCGCGCGAGGCCGATTGA
- a CDS encoding energy transducer TonB encodes MAPRADPAAAAPPASTAAAEPDADAAAAPPPPATTAGSAVPAGHATGAQRAAEASWQSRLLGHLEGFRRYPMRALRQRHEGVTYLRFSVDRRGAVTAVRLERGSGSAALDAEALEVVRRAQPLPAPPREIEGDPVEVVVPVEFRLRRR; translated from the coding sequence GTGGCACCCCGTGCCGATCCGGCCGCGGCGGCGCCTCCCGCATCCACCGCCGCGGCGGAACCCGACGCTGACGCAGCCGCCGCCCCTCCGCCGCCCGCCACCACGGCCGGCTCGGCGGTACCTGCCGGCCACGCCACCGGCGCGCAGCGGGCGGCTGAGGCCAGCTGGCAAAGCCGCCTGCTCGGTCACCTGGAAGGCTTTCGCCGCTACCCGATGCGCGCGCTGCGCCAGCGCCACGAAGGCGTGACCTACCTGCGCTTCAGCGTCGATCGCCGCGGTGCCGTCACGGCGGTCCGGCTCGAGCGCGGCAGCGGGTCGGCAGCGCTCGACGCCGAGGCACTGGAGGTGGTCCGCCGGGCGCAGCCGCTGCCAGCGCCGCCCCGCGAGATCGAAGGCGATCCGGTCGAGGTGGTGGTGCCGGTGGAGTTCCGCCTGCGGCGGCGCTGA